GCGTACCCGTTCTTTTGTTAAGCGCAAAGTACGGCCAGGGTTATCACAACGTTTATGCCGCGATCGCCCATGCTCTAAGACAAGAACCTGCTTCTTACCATATCCACCACCTTGAAGACCGTTTAGCCCAATTTCCAGAGCTTCCTGGGGAAACCATAGATGCGCTCTTAGTTGGTGCGGTCAAGATGCCTACTCATAGGGCGTTAAATCTCACCGCCAGCCTCGATCGGCTACTCTTACATCCTATTTTGGGGTTACCTTTATTTCTTCTCGGAATATTTCTCACCTTTTGGCTGATTTGGACCGTCGGATTGCCAGCCCAAGACGTGATGGGATGGTTAACAGGTGGATTACAAACCTATCTCATTGAGCCGCTCATTAGTCCTCTCCCCCCGGTGATCCAGGATCTGATCCTCAACGGACTTTGGAACGGGGTAGCCACCGTTGCGTCCTTTGTCCCCCTAATTCTGCTGTTCTTCGTCCTGATGGCGATTCTAGAGGATAGTGGATATCTCTCTCGCTCAGCCTATTTAATGGATGCGTTAATGGAGCGGTTGGGGTTAGATGGGCGCAGCTTTGTCATGCAAATGCTGGGGTTTGGCTGTAATGTACCTGCCCTCATGGGTACGCGCGTGATGCGATCGCGCCCTCTCCGGTTGCTGACCATGCTGATCGTGCCTTTCTCCCTCTGTTCGGCTCGACTGCAAGTATTCGTGTTTATTCTGGCAGCGGTATTTCCCGATCGGCGAGGGGCGATCGCCCTATTCTCGCTCTATCTGCTCAGCTTTCTAGTAGCCTTGCTCACAGCGGCGCTTTTCCAACGGGTCTTCAAGCATGAGGAACCCTTTGTTCTAGAATTACCCCCCTATCGGTTTCCAACCATGGGGCAAGTATTCAAAAGAAGCTGGTTAGAAGTTAGAGATTTTCTCACTCGATCCTCTGGGTTTATTCTGTTTGGCTGTGTAGCCGTGTGGATGGTGACCAACCTACCACCAGGAGCTACAGGATTAGACACCGTTGGCGGGCAAATTGGGCAGTTGTTAGATCCGGTGATGCGTCCTCTTGGGATTCCGCCCCAACTTACCCTGGCTCTGATTTTTGGATTTGTAGCGAAGGAAGTTGTTGTCGGTGCGCTAGCCGTGATCTACGGATCAACGGATGCCACTGTCAGTCAAACGATTGCGGAGCAAATCACCTTTGCCCAAGGCTACAGCTTTTGTATTTTTTGCCTCCTCTACACCCCTTGCCTAGCAACCGTAGCCACCTTGCTGAGCGAATCGAAATCCTGGAGATTTACGCTGTTTTCGGTGGGATTTTCCCTCGGCTTGGCTTGGTGCGCTAGTTTCATCTTCTACCAAAGCGTTTTACGGCTAGGTTTCACGTAATCACCGCAAAGATTAGTCCACCATGCATTGCGCTTGCAAAGGGCACGTTACCCGCAATTCTAGGAAATAGACACGCATTCCAGAATTCAGAGTTTGCTACTGGAAGGCTTTTTACAGATTTCTAGCGTCAAAGGTATTGCACTGATTCGGATCGCCCGTTTTTACTCCTTGGGTAAACCAGCGCACCCGCTGAGCCGATGTGCCGTGAGTAAAGGAATCAGGAACGGCATAGCCTTGCGCCTGTTTTTGAAGGCGATCGTCACCAATGCTGGCGGCTGCATTCAGGGCTTCTTCGATATCGCCTGGTTCCAAGCTGACGTTATCGCTTTGCTGCGTATATGCTGCCCATACCCCTGCTAAACAATCGGCCTGTAATTCTAAACGCACTGATAGCTCATTGGCTTGGACTTTGCTGCTACGTTGCTGCATTCTTTGCACCTGGTCAGAAATGCCCAGCAAGTTCTGGACATGATGGCCGACTTCATGGGCAATCACGTAGGCTTGAGCGAAGTCACCCGGCGCACCATGACGATTTTTCAGATCATCGTAGAAGCTTAGATCAATGTAGAGTTTCTGATCCAACGGGCAATAGAAAGGCCCCATCGCCGCTTGAGCATAGCCGCAACCGGATTGTACTGTTCCGGTAAACAACACTAGGGTCGGTTCCTGGTAGTTGCCACCCATTTTCCGAAAAATTTGGCTCCAAGTGTCTTCAGTGTCGGCTAACACAACGGACACAAATTCAACCAGCTCTTGCTGTTCAGGAGAATCAATCTGGGCGCTGGGAGGCGCACTCGTGGTGACCTGAGATGCCTGATCTAGGACAATGCTAGGATCTCCACCGAGGAGGGCAATGATTACGGCTAAGATGATCATGCCAATGCCGCCACCGACAACTGGAACGCCTACGCTTCGTCCGCGCCGATCTTCGACATTGCTGCTCCTGCGTCCCATTTGCCAACGCATAATAAATCTCCTGTGTTTTAGAAGTCCACAATCTGTTACTGCTAAAAACAGATGGTTTTAACGAAAACTGCTGAATATAGTCTAAAAATAGTGCTTTTGAATAAGACACAGCCTAGTCAGCACCCTGATTTTAGAGCAATAGAGGCGGCATTTCAGCAATCTTCATGCTTTGTTTCCAATTAGGCATCGTACGAGGTTTTGCCTTCCCCTGACGGAAGATGCGCTTACCGCAGCGATCGCCGTGCCGATTGACTCACCCAATCCACCGCAAAGGTGAGCAGTACAAAGCATGCTAAGGTAACAACCACACTCGAATAGTCAAAACTGCTGAGTTGCTCGGTCAGCAATCGTCCCAAGCCTCCTGCTCCGACTAATCCTACGATTACCGTTTCGCGCATACAGACTTCCCACCGATAGAGAATGTAGGCCAGAAATTTAGTGAAGTTGATGGGAAGCACACCGTACAGCAGGACAAGCGGTGAGGATGCGCCCTGTGCTTGCAGGGCTATCAACGGACGCTGATCGAGGTTTTCGTTGACCTCCGCCATGAGTCGCCCCAGAATGCCCAAGTTATGAATCCCTAGAGCGATCGCTCCTGGCAAAATACCGGGAAAGATCACATACAAAATCACCAGTGCCCAGATCGGAGCTGGAATCGCCCGACAGACCAATAGCGTGAACCGACTCCCGATCAGCGTTAGCCAAGCCCCCGCGCGACGACGTCCCGCCATACGCCCCGAACTAAAAAGCCCCCCCGGCAGAAAAAACGTCCGCGCCGCCGGAAACGAGAACAGGATGCTGCCAACGCCTGCAAGGGCGATCGCCAGAATTGACATGGCAACCGTTTGCCAGGACAGGATTAGGAGCGATCGCCCTTCGGACAGTTCAAACGTTGGTGGAAATGCATCCTCTCCCATCGCTTGTAAAAGCGTGAATGTGCGCGGTGACCAGAGTTTACTGGCGTCAGCCCCAACACTCCAAAAGCACAGGGGAATTAGCACTGCTAAACCCACTAATGTCAGCACGATCCATGGATCACGAATCGACACCATCCGTCGCCATCCCTGCGTTTTTTTCAGGTTGAAATCCAGCCGACTAGGGGAACCAAGGTGATGTCGAAGTAGCGCACTCAGCACATCGACCGTTCCATTGAGCAAAATCAGCGCATAAAACAGCGTCCACAGTTGCTCATATCGCAGCGATTGCAAACTCAGAAAAATTTCGTAACCTAATCCGCCCGCACCAATAATGCCCAACACCGCCGCCGACCGGATCGAGCACTCAAAGCGGTAAAAGGTATAGGACAGCAGGTTCAAAAATGCCTGGGGTAGGAGGGTATAGGCAAAAGCCGTTAACGGAGCAACGCCGCTGTTCAGGAGCGCATCAAGAGGCTCGCGCGGCGTTTCGTCTAAAATTTCTGAGAATATCTTGGCGACGATCGCACCGTAGGGAAGGGCGATCGCCAAAATTCCCACTAGGGGATCAAGCCCCAGAATGTTGATGAAAAAGAGTCCCCAAATCAGTTCATGAATCGCCCGGGGAAGTGCCAAAGCGGATCGGATCGCGCCCCAAAAACAGCGACGGTAAGGCTGACGGGGTAGCACTGCATCCCACCAGATTTCCGAAGCCAAAATGCCACCCAAAATGCCTAAACCTACACTTAGTACCGTACCGCAAACGGCATAGGCCAACGTTACCCAGGTCGCTGCCCAAACGATTGGCAGAAATTCAGCGCTAGTATCCGGATGCAGGCTAGCCTGGAGAAATCCTTCCAGTTGAGGCAAGCCTCCAGGGTTAAACAGTTCCTTGCCAAAAACACCTGCCGTGACTAGCGAGAAGGCGATCGCCCCAATGAATCCCCCGATCCAGAGCGTTCGAGCTGTCAAGAGTGGCGGACGGGGTAGGCTAGCGGTTGTCACCGGATTCTCCCAGACGGTACAAATCGGTCAGCATCTCCGGGGCGATCGCCGCTGTCGGTGCATCAAACTGAAGGCGTCCATCCCGCAAACCCATGACGCGATCGCAAAACTCCAGTGCCAGATCGACAGAGTGCAAACTCACCACTAAGGTTTTGCCCGATTCTTTCACCAAATCACTGAGAAGCTGCATCACCTCGCGACTGCGCTGAGGATCGAGGCTAGACACGGGTTCATCGGCTAGGATTACGAGGGGATTTTGTACCAAAACACGGGCGATCGCCACTCGTTGCTGTTGTCCCCCCGATAGTTGATCGGTGCGCGTGTAAATTTTTTCGGGAATACCTACGCGTTCTAAGGCTTGCAGGGCTATACCAACCTCTTGGGGATAAATCAACGACAGCATCGCCTTCAAAAACGACCAGCGCCCCAAATGTCCTGCATTGACGTTATGGATCACTTGCAGCGTATCCACCAAATGCAACTGTTGGTAAATCGTACCGATGTGCCGCTGCACCCGCCGCAACTGACGAGGGGAAAGTTGTCCTAGGGAATAGCCTAAGGCCAGAACCTCTCCCTCGGTTGGATACAAAGTTCCATTTAGCAACCGCAACAGCGTACTTTTTCCCACCCCGCTTGACCCAACTAGCGCGACCCGCTCTCCCTCAAAAATCTGAAACGACAGATTCGCCAACGCTGGGAACCCTCCGAACCGCTGGTTCACCTGCCGCACCTCAAACATCGGGGGTTTCTGCACCATTACTGGATCTTACCGATTTCGCGTCCTACCGCTTCGATCTGCTCATAGTTGGCGTTCTCCGTGGAAATGAACTTTTCCGCGCCAAAGAGTTCTAAGATCTCTGCTTCGTCGGGATTGTTTGGATCTAGGGCCATCAGAGCCGCCTGTACCCGCTCTACAAAGTCCTCCCCATAGCGCTCCTTCACTGCTGGGTTAATCACCCAGTGGTAGTCAAAGTAGGCTGGAGTCCGCCAGATGACCTGTACGTTTGAGGGATCAACCGTGCCATCTTCCACGCGGCTATTCCAAACTTGCTCATTCATTACCCCCGCATCGTAGGTTCCGGCTTGCACCAGTTCCAGCGTCGCGTCATGGGATTGAGAAAACCCAACGTCTCCCTTAAAGTCTTCTAACCTCACGCCCGCCTCATCTAAAAAGTACTGGGGCATTAATCGTCCAGAGGTTGAAGACTCGCTCCCAAAGGTGAAGGTATGCCCTTTTAGGGTCGTCAGTTCATTAATATCCGTAATCGGCTGAATGCCACTTGCGGTGTTGGCAATGAAAACACTATGGAAATTAGCGTCAATATCCCGCTGGGCGATCGCCTCCGCACCTGGCACCTGCAAGCGCGCCTGTACCCCTGTCAATCCACCGAACCACACCATGTCCAAATCCCCAACTTTAAACGCAGTGACCGCAGCGGCGTAGTCCGTCACAGGTTTATAGTCCACGGGAACACCCAGTTCAGACTCCAAGTAATCCGCTAGCTTGCTGTAGAGTCGCTGCAACTTTTCCGGATCTTGATCTGGAATAGCGCCCGTCACAAAGGGTTGAACATTTTCAGAGGTAGGTGCCGTTGGTTCTAAATCGGGAGTCGAAGACGGGGTACAGGCTGCTAAGGGAAGCAACACTGCCGCTGCCAGGATAAAAAGCCGGTTTTTCATACATGCATCTCAGGTGAGGCTACAAAACCTAGCATTCTATGGTGATGGAAGGTAAATGGCAATCAAAATGGGCGATCGCCTCTTCAAACATCACGGAAGCATATTCATACCCATAGGAAAGGAGCTAGAAATAAAAGTCTCTGCTCCTTCTTGATATAACAAAAATGAATCCCTAGCGTGACATCAAAGCGCTGTAAACTCCAACAACGTAGACGTAAATGCCTCAGTAGGTCAACGCTTTCCTATGTCCATTATCTTGATGAAATCACTCCAGCAAAACGCTACTTGCTAGCCTTGCTGCTTGCAGTCTGGATATAGAGAATCACCAAAAACAGGCTTGGAATTAGTACAAAGAGGATTGTTGCTAAAAACCCTAAGTCGTTCGTTTGCATTGAACCTAGCCTCTGCTATCGCTTTAAAAAATGGACTAAATCTAAGCTTAAGGATATCATTCGCCGCTACACTTCCGGTACGTTTTTTGAAGACCTATGGCTTGGTTTTAATGCTGACCGCCCCGTTCACAAGCGTTTGACAGGCAAGACGATAGGTGTCAGGCTTACGCTTTAGCTTGCGGTTTTCAGCATCCGTGCGAGGCGAAAGATTTTCCATACCGTCCACAACCTCAATAATACATGTACCACACTGACCATACCCGCCGCAGTTCAGCAACTTTCCTTTCAATGTGTATATATCAATACCATTCTCCATGGCTTTGAGTCTCAGATTGGCTCCGTCAGCAGCAACAACCTCTTTCCCCTCTTTGACAAAATTAATAACTGTCATAAATATCCAAGTTCTCTGTACAGGTAGTGAGCAACAGACGTAGAGTTCAGGCAAAATCATCCTACCAAGGTTAGTGCCAAAGCCACTCTTCATCAGTGAATGCAGCAAGAACAAAAAACCTCAGAAATTATTCATCACCTGCGTCTGAAGAAACAAATTGGGCAAGAGAGCCAGCGCAGCTCGTCTTCGCAGAGCGGCTACAGCCTTCAAACTGTAGACCGCAACTTTGTTGGACTAGCAACCAACTTGCTTTGAAAGACCATTTTACAAACTTTTGTAACGAAATCGACTCTTCGATCGTGTCCAATCCCATATCGGATTTTCAATGTAGCTATCCTCGTATAGGTCTTGGCGTTAGTATTCACAATGCCCGAAAAAGCGTTTACGTCAGTCTTTGAGGGTGTTCAACTGACAAGTCTAAATCTCGCGCCCCCCAAGGTTGCTTAGACTTGACCCTTGAAATCAGGACTCAATTTATGGAACACTTCTTTATACACATTCATTTTTACAAACCCGTTGTCAAACTACTAAACTTGCTCTAATCCCATTAGAACAGTTAGGTCGGTAGCTTGAGAGCATTCTAGATGTAGGGTGGTTTCTGCACAGGCTTTGTCAGTGTAGAAATCTCAGCGAAATGCTTAAGAGAGTGTTGAAACACATAGATTTGTAGGAGGAGCGTAGTCGATGGGACTACCCTGGTATCGAGTGCACACTGTGGTCTTGAATGACCCAGGGCGCCTAATTGCAGTGCACCTAATGCACACAGCACTAGTGGCAGGTTGGGCTGGCTCAATGGCATTGTATGAGCTGGCTGTTTATGATCCGAGCGATCCAGTTCTCAATCCCATGTGGCGGCAAGGAATGTTCGTGCTTCCATTCATGTCTAGATTGGGTGTGACTGGATCTTGGGCAGGCTGGAGCGTAACGGGAGAAACTGGAGTTGATCCCGGATTCTGGTCATTTGAAGGCGTAGCCGTCGCTCACATTGTTCTGTCTGGCCTGCTGTTCTTGGCAGCTTGCTGGCACTGGGTTTACTGGGATCTAGAACTGTTCAGAGATCCTCGGACTGGCGAACCTGCCTTAGATCTGCCCAAGATGTTTGGGATCCACTTGTTCTTATCTGGTCTTCTCTGCTTCGGATTCGGTGCATTTCACCTCACCGGCCTGTTTGGGCCAGGAATGTGGGTATCTGACCCATATGGTCTGACGGGTAGTGTTCAGCCGGTAGCTCCAGCCTGGGGACCAGAAGGATTTGACCCCTTCAATCCTGGCGGTATCGTGGCTCATCACATTGCCGCAGGTATTGTTGGCATCATTGCTGGACTTTTTCACCTTATCGTTCGTCCCCCTGAGCGTCTGTTTAAGGCACTGCGGATGGGGAACATCGAAACTGTACTATCCAGCAGTATTGCAGCCGTGTTTTTTGCGGCCTTTGTTGTCGCAGGTACGATGTGGTACGGCAGTGCCGCTACGCCCATCGAGCTGTTTGGACCCACCCGCTACCAGTGGGATCAGGGATACTTCCAGCAGGAAATTGAGCGTCGCGTACAGGCTAGTGTTGCTGACGGCGATACTTATGCGCAGGCTTGGGAAGCTATTCCCGAGAAACTGGCTTTTTATGACTATGTCGGCAACAGCCCTGCGAAGGGTGGTTTGTTCCGTGTAGGGCCGATGGTCAAGGGTGATGGTATTGCCCAAGGCTGGCTAGGTCACCCTGTCTTCAAGGATGCTGAGGGTCGTGAGCTAAGCGTTCGTCGCCTACCGAACTTCTTTGAAACATTCCCGGTTGTGCTGACGGATGCTGATGGAATTGTTCGTGCTGACATTCCGTTCCGTCGTGCTGAATCCAAGTACAGCATTGAGCAGACGGGTGTGACGGTTGCCTTCTATGGTGGGGAACTTGATGGTCAAACCTTTACGGATCCGGCGTCTGTTAAGCGTTTTGCTCGTAAAGCTCAGCTTGGTGAACCGTTTGAGTTTGATACGGAAACGCTGAATTCGGACGGCGTCTTCCGCACCAGCACCCGTGGTTGGTTCACATTTGGTCACGCAGTATTTGCACTTCTCTTCTTCTTCGGTCATATCTGGCATGGTTCTCGGACTCTGTTCCGCGACGTGTTTGCAGGTATTGACCCCGAGCTTTCGGAAGAGCAAGTCGAGTGGGGTTTCTACCAGAAAGTGGGTGACAAGTCTACTCGTCGTACCGAAAAGGCTGTTTAGTCTCATTTAGGAACGGCTTAGACATTTGGAATGGTCTGCAAGTATCATTAAGCAATGTTTAGCTGAGATTTCTTGTTAGACCATTCCATGATTTACCTGTAGACTATTTATATGACTGAGTGAGAGATTAATCGATGGAAAGTATCGCTTATATTCTTGTCCTTGTCGGAGCACTAGCTGTTTTGTTCTTTGCGATCGCCTTCCGCGAGCCACCCCGCATCACTAAAGACTAGGCTTTTTAAGTGAGATTTATTCGATGAGCTAACAAGGTTGTGAAAGTGTCGAATGTGAGTCGTCTCCCAACAGCCCGTTAGCTCTTTCTCACTTGATAAAAAGGATTGGATTTCCCGATAATCTTTTTGATCAAGCAGCTTTTCGGGTCAACTTACCGATGTTTAAGTGTCAGTTGCTAAGCTAGCTTTGATCGAGTCGAAGTTTTGATATTGACTATATATATTTAACTGTTGGTTTCAAATTCTTCATTTCAGTAATTTGTTTTTAGTGAAGATAGCAAGGCTTAGTTGTTGTGCATACCTGCAAGTTGATCTAGCGTGACTGGGGGGCGGTTGTTATGCGATGTCCATTCTGCCAATTTCCAGACAACCGTGTTCTGGAGTCCAGATCAGCGGAGTCCGGTCAAAGCGTTAGGCGTAGGCGCGAATGTCTAAGGTGTGGTCGGCGTTTTACGACTTACGAACGCATCGAATTTGTGCCTGTGACTGTGCTCAAGCGAAGTAACGAGCGTGAGTCTTTTGATCGTTCGAAGCTTTTAAGAGGAATTGTGCGTGCCTGTGAGAAAACAGATGTGAGTCCGGCTCGCATTGAAGCACTAGTGGATGAGATTGAGTCTGAATTGCAACAGCGCACCACACGGGAAGTATCCAGCACAGAAATTGGCGAACTTGTTCTAGAACGATTGCAAAGTTTGAACGAGGTTGCCTATGTGCGCTTTGCATCCGTACATCGACAGTTTCAAGGTATCCGTGACTTTGTTGAAGCACTCAATCACCTACAGAAGAACGCCGCTCACAATGAGGGTGAAACTGTGAGCTATCCGGAACCGTCTCCCATCGCTGTACGTTCATGACCGTTTGAAATTCACAGAGACTCTAGCTCAGATCAGTAGACTACAAACCTTGTTTGGCTCCCCCTAGCCTCCCTTATAAAAGGGAGGAACCGAGCCGGAGATGGCTTGAACTTCTCTTTCTATGGACGCAAGGCGTCTTCCCGAAGGGTAAGGCGATTGAGGGGGGCAAAGCCAGGGTTCATTGTGAAGCATGCCTATTTTCGATCTACTGAAGATACACATCTCGTGAGGAGACGTCCCTGCTATTCAACCGCTATTCTTTGATGGATAGCTCCTAGATACGGAAACTTCTAGGCGAGTTGGCGAAATTCCCCTCAGTTTTGATCATCTGAAAACCATTACAAAATTGGAAGTTGAGCAATCGCCCTTACTAGAGCGATCGCCCTTAAAGTTTGTTATGTCCGATGAAATGCCTAGGGTTCTAAACGCCAAGTGGACTGATCGTTTGTTAGAGTCGCCTCGTCGGATTGCTGCGGCTCTCGCGTTTTATACTTGTTTACCGATTCCTGGAATTGCCACCTTAGATTTTCAATACGTGGCTCGGAGTGCATCCCTCACGGGCTTGATCATCGGCGTAATGTTATCAGGTTTGGACACCGTATTACAAACGCTCCATACCCCACGGTTTCTAGAGAATGTTCTCATCAGTTTGACCTGGGTTGGTATAACGGGAGGTCTACATCTCGATGGCGCAATGGACACAGCCGACGGCCTATCTGTTCAAGATCCCGATCGTCGCTTGCAAGTGATGGCAGATAGTGTCACGGGTGCCTTTGGTGCAATGGCCGCTATCGCGATCCTGCTGATCAAAGTTGCTGCGCTTACAGATTTAACTCAAGGTCGTATCTGGGCACTAATTCTAGTACCCGCCTGGGCAAGATGGGGGCAGCAAATGGCGATCGCATCCTACCCTTACCTTAAGGCCGAAGGTAAAGGCGCGTTCCATAAGCAAGCCTTGCCCTCAATCCACCACGCATGGCCATGGGCATTGCTGCTAGCTGGCTTAGGTCTAGTTATGCCTGTCACTAGTTCGATGATGTCCGTATTGGGTTCTTTTACGTGTGGGGCGATCGCCTTGGGGTGGGGTGCATGGTTTCATCAGAAATTAGGTGGCCATACCGGAGATACTTATGGAGCCGTGGTTGAATGGACAGAAGCCCTCAGTCTTGGGGCGATCGCCATACTCGCCGCTCAGTAGGGCACAATGAGCTTAGTAATAGAGCTTTCTCGTTATCCGTCATGAGTGCAGTCCCCGACTCTCAATCGCCCGACTCCCTATCCGCTTGCGTTAAGGCGCTCGGTCTATCCCAGATTGAACGTCATATATTTATTTGTGCCGATCAGACTGTTCCTAAATGTTGCGATAAGGCCGAAAGCCTGGTGGCGTGGGATTACCTTAAAAAACGACTGAAAGAACTTGATCTGGATCGTCCGACTCAAGAGCATCCCACATGTATTTTTCGTACCAAGGCAAACTGTTTACGAGTTTGTCAACAAGGGCCTATTCTCTTGGTTTATCCCGACGGTGTCTGGTATCGTAACGCGACGCCAGAGGTCATTGAGCGCATTATCCAAGAACACGTACTGGGCGATCGCATTGTGGAAGAATTTGTTTTTCATCGCCATGTATTGTCTGCGGTAGTCGAATAGGTAAAGTATGAGCCTGTTGACACCTTGGTCAGCCCTTGAATACGGAATACGTCAAGAAACGCAACATTCTGTTCTCAGACGTACTGTTAAGGATAGTATTTGATTTAGGAAAAGCCCTATACTTTATCATGGGAGGTGCTAAGTACACATCGGCGAATTCACGGGTGTTTAGTTGGCTATCATGCATACAAGTAGATTTTCTGAACGTCTAAGCTACCCTACTTGTACCTTGGATAAATAGAAAACTCGCTTGATGTCCTTTCTCCATGCGGGGTGACATTAAATAGCATGAGTAAGCGCGCGAAAATATCCGGAATCAGCCCTAAACTAAATGAAAGCTAAGTTTGTGCATCTTTCTGGAGCTTGTTTGAAACCTTGAGTGAACATTTTAAGGAGCGGCGAGAGTTAAACATGAAAGAGAACAGCGTCGGAGATAAAAAGCGTCTGATGCTAATCGATGATGACCCCAATCTCATCATGTTAGTCAAAGACTATCTCGAGTTTCGTGGATATGAGGTGACGACGGCTGAGAACGGACGTGAAGCTCTTGAAATCCTAGAAAATGATATTCCGGATCTCATTATCTGCGATGTCATGATGCCTGAAATGGATGGTTACTCCTTTGTAGAACATGTTCGGCAAGATGCCCGAACTAACTGGGTACCTGTTTTATTTCTTTCTGCCAAAGGTCAAAGTCAAGATAAGGTCAAAGGCTTGAATACTGGCGCAGACGTCTACATGGTCAAGCCTTTTGAGCCTGAAGAATTGGTTGCT
The window above is part of the Synechococcales cyanobacterium T60_A2020_003 genome. Proteins encoded here:
- a CDS encoding ferredoxin — translated: MSAVPDSQSPDSLSACVKALGLSQIERHIFICADQTVPKCCDKAESLVAWDYLKKRLKELDLDRPTQEHPTCIFRTKANCLRVCQQGPILLVYPDGVWYRNATPEVIERIIQEHVLGDRIVEEFVFHRHVLSAVVE
- a CDS encoding response regulator transcription factor: MKENSVGDKKRLMLIDDDPNLIMLVKDYLEFRGYEVTTAENGREALEILENDIPDLIICDVMMPEMDGYSFVEHVRQDARTNWVPVLFLSAKGQSQDKVKGLNTGADVYMVKPFEPEELVAQVESSLKQADRLAKHKDKGVENRPTIQVPFDVELTPTELKVVQYVARGMANREIAADLNVSQRTIESHVSNMLGKTGLHNRTELARWAIENDMA
- a CDS encoding adenosylcobinamide-GDP ribazoletransferase, with translation MPRVLNAKWTDRLLESPRRIAAALAFYTCLPIPGIATLDFQYVARSASLTGLIIGVMLSGLDTVLQTLHTPRFLENVLISLTWVGITGGLHLDGAMDTADGLSVQDPDRRLQVMADSVTGAFGAMAAIAILLIKVAALTDLTQGRIWALILVPAWARWGQQMAIASYPYLKAEGKGAFHKQALPSIHHAWPWALLLAGLGLVMPVTSSMMSVLGSFTCGAIALGWGAWFHQKLGGHTGDTYGAVVEWTEALSLGAIAILAAQ